Proteins from a single region of Halostella litorea:
- a CDS encoding DEAD/DEAH box helicase family protein, protein MEPESDFTDLELPRVIDTSSDDLMQDFYIPLLSRAKVYRRGVGYFTTNWVRSAARGIAELAENGGTAQWIMSPILEEDDWEALKKGNRAKTDEVLRESLDSTISDLRYDLEYETRNAIAWMIADGLLEIKLAVPSKKLSGDFHDKFGVFYDWNGNRVAFHGSQNDSEQALRNYEAYTIDCDWISDRDNEGVNMQEKRFENLWEGRDENVGVHTIPEGVKEGIAELRDNNNRPYEPPESVATTESEIVLRDYQRDAVDSWFENDNRGLFQMATGTGKTFTALAALDEYTDTVDDPLLCVIAVPQKHLARQWAQEMETFGLDQPKFVYHSANPDWKNDLSRAVSNLELGIKNYECLITTHQTFSGEHFREKVSQLSRDTILIGDEVHGLGSEGRRKGLLDSYDARIGLSATPERYYDEEGSNHLLDYFDGVIYEYPLEDAIPQYLTPYRYHPIIVEMDEDELENYRQMTQSVVASRYSEDADEETTNILQSQRAEIVKEAINKYDVLRDILRGLDDIKHLLVYTNSEQIDTVGSILNEFGVMHHRFTHEEGDDLREELLTRFGEGEYEALVAMRCLDEGVDVPATRTAILMANTGNPMQFIQRRGRVLRQAPGKDRADIYDLLVVPTLEPDDDIAMSEQYILEKELRRFEEFAETAENEYEARNKIEDVRIAYGI, encoded by the coding sequence ATGGAGCCCGAGAGCGATTTCACAGATTTGGAACTCCCTAGGGTCATCGATACCTCTTCTGATGACCTAATGCAGGATTTCTATATCCCCCTTCTCTCACGAGCTAAGGTCTATCGACGCGGTGTCGGATACTTCACTACAAATTGGGTCCGGTCTGCAGCACGAGGAATAGCGGAACTTGCTGAAAATGGCGGTACAGCGCAGTGGATAATGAGTCCTATTTTGGAAGAAGATGACTGGGAGGCTCTTAAGAAGGGGAACCGTGCTAAAACGGATGAGGTCCTCCGAGAATCGCTAGATAGCACGATTTCTGATCTGCGGTATGATCTGGAGTATGAAACTCGCAATGCGATCGCGTGGATGATCGCCGATGGTCTACTCGAAATCAAGCTAGCTGTTCCTTCGAAGAAGCTGTCGGGGGACTTCCACGATAAATTTGGGGTATTCTATGACTGGAATGGGAATCGTGTTGCTTTCCATGGCTCCCAGAACGATAGCGAACAGGCTCTCCGGAATTACGAAGCATATACTATCGACTGTGATTGGATAAGCGACCGCGATAATGAGGGGGTGAATATGCAAGAAAAGCGGTTTGAGAACCTTTGGGAAGGCCGAGATGAGAATGTCGGGGTCCATACAATCCCAGAGGGGGTTAAGGAGGGAATCGCTGAACTCCGGGATAATAACAATCGACCTTATGAACCACCAGAATCAGTTGCTACCACCGAATCTGAAATTGTTCTCCGAGATTATCAACGGGACGCTGTTGATTCCTGGTTCGAGAATGACAACAGGGGCCTATTCCAGATGGCAACTGGAACAGGCAAGACGTTCACAGCTCTAGCGGCACTTGATGAATACACAGATACCGTAGATGATCCACTTCTTTGTGTAATTGCTGTCCCTCAGAAACACCTCGCTCGGCAGTGGGCCCAGGAGATGGAAACGTTCGGGCTTGACCAACCAAAATTTGTCTATCACTCAGCTAATCCGGACTGGAAAAACGATCTCTCCCGGGCGGTTTCAAATTTAGAACTCGGAATCAAGAATTACGAATGCCTGATTACAACTCATCAAACATTCTCCGGAGAGCACTTTCGAGAGAAAGTGAGTCAGCTTTCTCGGGATACAATCCTCATCGGGGACGAAGTACACGGCCTGGGTTCCGAGGGTAGGCGAAAAGGCCTTCTTGATTCCTATGATGCGAGGATAGGGCTATCAGCGACTCCGGAGCGCTATTATGATGAAGAAGGTTCTAACCACCTGCTTGACTATTTTGACGGGGTCATATACGAATACCCGTTAGAAGACGCCATTCCGCAGTATCTGACCCCATATCGGTATCATCCCATTATTGTAGAAATGGATGAAGACGAGTTGGAGAACTATCGTCAAATGACTCAGTCTGTAGTCGCATCAAGATACTCTGAAGATGCGGATGAAGAGACAACAAATATTCTCCAATCACAACGCGCAGAAATCGTTAAAGAAGCGATCAACAAGTACGATGTCCTCCGGGATATCCTTCGAGGTTTAGATGATATCAAGCACCTTCTAGTCTATACTAACTCAGAACAGATAGACACAGTCGGGTCGATTCTGAATGAATTTGGGGTTATGCATCATCGGTTTACTCATGAGGAGGGTGATGACTTGCGCGAGGAGTTACTCACCCGGTTTGGGGAGGGTGAATACGAGGCCCTTGTGGCAATGCGGTGTCTAGACGAAGGTGTTGACGTTCCCGCTACTAGGACAGCAATCCTGATGGCTAATACCGGGAACCCGATGCAATTTATCCAGCGCCGAGGTAGGGTTCTTCGTCAAGCCCCCGGTAAGGATCGTGCGGATATCTATGACTTACTCGTTGTTCCAACTCTTGAACCAGATGATGATATTGCGATGTCTGAACAATACATTCTCGAGAAGGAACTACGTCGCTTCGAGGAATTCGCTGAAACAGCCGAAAATGAATATGAAGCCCGCAACAAGATCGAAGACGTTCGTATCGCATATGGTATCTGA
- a CDS encoding AAA family ATPase, whose protein sequence is MNNVQIFELEIEDYRQYEGNQTIPLETTSEKHINVIEGQNGSGKSNILNAITLCFYGEETHTDSNDDEGLESDPLVNKKRLKELEPGESIQGHIEIKLGKGEPEYAFRRTFSTARQEDAAEGDREERQFNSSIGDLRLRQRFGGNDWRPNPNPENILREILPTHVHEYFLFDGEQLDEFFQTGYTDHVRAAVLDVSHIELLNSAVSHLGKVQRDFESESSELGGDIQELQERKEEASQELERLKQKRDDLEDEIDTAEGKIDDIYDELAGSADDDVREMQQRRVYLEERLDEQEEELVEAKEAVGASLARAGGIAYNADALRYAVSELEEYESSQNGVPGLTEELLRGILSRDTCVCGTDLAECDSSREHIEDLLEEQTSESQDAIEGRLRMERALRDGESLIEDLLADLRELEDTRTAIDENETELANISAQLEDEDIIDNERAQELEQRRRDIQGRISKMEREVGELNGKIEQQEDVVDERREEWKQAMREQDEHDLLVRQSEFIDSATGKLTEIKGEILEQVRTETEQRLERYYNDLIWKDEDYEVVLTEEYEVRLYGPDGRKNLGSLSAGERQVLALSFMAALSKISGFSAPVVIDTPLGRISSEPKQLIAQNVPDYLNDTQVTFLMTDVEYSEDVRAYISNEVANEYHLEFQNGVTQVTDR, encoded by the coding sequence ATGAATAACGTTCAGATATTCGAACTCGAAATAGAGGATTACCGGCAATATGAAGGAAATCAAACGATCCCCTTAGAGACCACGTCAGAGAAGCACATCAACGTGATTGAGGGGCAGAATGGATCTGGCAAGTCAAACATTCTGAACGCGATTACGCTGTGTTTCTACGGGGAAGAAACCCATACTGATTCGAACGATGACGAGGGCCTCGAGTCGGACCCGCTTGTTAACAAGAAGCGGCTGAAGGAATTGGAACCTGGTGAATCGATTCAAGGGCACATCGAGATCAAGCTGGGTAAAGGCGAACCCGAGTACGCCTTCCGACGAACTTTCTCGACAGCTCGTCAAGAAGATGCTGCAGAAGGAGACCGCGAGGAACGACAATTTAACAGCTCTATAGGTGACCTTCGGTTACGCCAGCGGTTTGGGGGGAATGACTGGCGACCGAACCCGAACCCTGAAAATATTCTTCGCGAGATTCTCCCAACTCACGTCCATGAATATTTCCTGTTCGATGGTGAACAGCTGGATGAGTTCTTCCAAACTGGATACACCGACCATGTACGGGCAGCTGTGCTCGATGTATCTCATATTGAACTTCTGAATAGTGCTGTTAGTCATTTAGGGAAGGTACAGCGGGACTTTGAGAGTGAATCCTCCGAGCTCGGCGGTGATATACAAGAACTCCAGGAACGGAAGGAAGAAGCCTCACAAGAGCTGGAACGCCTGAAACAAAAGCGGGATGACTTAGAGGACGAGATTGACACCGCTGAGGGCAAAATAGATGACATCTATGATGAGCTTGCGGGTAGTGCAGACGATGACGTTCGGGAGATGCAGCAGCGGCGTGTCTATCTGGAAGAACGCCTGGATGAACAGGAAGAGGAGCTTGTAGAGGCGAAAGAGGCTGTAGGGGCATCACTCGCCCGAGCGGGCGGGATTGCATACAACGCTGATGCCCTCCGATATGCTGTTTCTGAATTGGAAGAGTACGAATCGTCACAAAATGGTGTCCCTGGGCTAACAGAGGAATTACTTCGAGGGATTCTTTCTCGGGATACGTGTGTTTGTGGGACTGACTTGGCCGAATGTGACTCTTCACGAGAACACATTGAGGACCTGTTGGAAGAGCAAACTAGTGAAAGTCAAGATGCAATTGAGGGGCGGCTCCGGATGGAGCGAGCACTCCGTGATGGCGAATCGCTTATTGAAGATCTCCTGGCTGACCTCCGCGAGCTAGAGGATACACGGACAGCTATCGACGAGAACGAGACAGAACTGGCAAACATCTCTGCTCAGCTTGAAGATGAAGATATCATCGATAATGAACGCGCTCAGGAACTAGAGCAACGCCGTCGGGATATCCAAGGTAGAATCAGTAAGATGGAACGTGAAGTTGGGGAACTGAACGGGAAAATTGAACAACAGGAAGATGTCGTTGATGAGCGTCGGGAGGAGTGGAAACAGGCAATGCGCGAGCAGGACGAACATGACCTCCTTGTGAGACAGAGTGAGTTCATCGACAGTGCCACTGGCAAACTCACTGAGATTAAAGGAGAGATTCTGGAGCAGGTTCGAACGGAAACTGAACAACGGCTCGAACGGTACTATAACGATCTAATTTGGAAAGATGAAGATTATGAGGTCGTCCTCACTGAAGAGTATGAGGTCCGTCTCTACGGTCCGGACGGTCGAAAGAATCTAGGTTCACTATCTGCTGGCGAACGACAAGTGCTTGCTCTCTCGTTCATGGCTGCACTTTCCAAAATCAGCGGATTCTCCGCCCCTGTTGTCATCGATACACCCTTGGGACGGATATCTAGCGAGCCGAAACAGCTTATCGCGCAGAACGTACCTGACTACCTGAATGATACCCAGGTCACGTTCCTCATGACTGACGTCGAGTATAGTGAAGACGTCAGGGCGTACATTTCCAACGAGGTTGCGAATGAGTACCATCTTGAATTCCAAAACGGTGTAACACAGGTGACCGACCGATGA
- a CDS encoding DNA-methyltransferase: MDENLSEVDEEVRGVIEIIAQHISHQNNSTSLTDFVDEVGEARNIDDLYDYLLDNPKAAVNLVGDLEEYFDHPAPDLEKLKEGQGEFPADTEPWWNVVEADAAKIHPKDGGSENQENAIDLSKNSVDLIVTSPPYWQKRDYGTEDQLGQEPDPDTYIENLIDALEHWKVFLRPTGSVFLNIGDTYHNKSLQGIPGRFARAAQEAGWTIRNEIQWAKDNGIPSSAQDRLVPRHEPIFHLVQDKDNYFYDLHGYSELYGNGSNPGDVWRISHDRNTGDHLAPFPRDLVRRAITLACPPSICSECNEPRRRDTKRGLTELNTDRPQAERALEIYHNHDELTEDHIRAIQAVGISDVGKAEEFQVGAGANDEDVQRRAKKAKEILGGYFREFTFPEWTTVGWTSCECEDPDWTRGTVFDPFAGSGTTIQVANSLGYNGFGTDLDTSNFQQDQALSTYK, translated from the coding sequence ATGGATGAGAATCTATCTGAGGTTGATGAGGAAGTTCGAGGTGTCATAGAAATTATAGCTCAGCACATCAGTCATCAAAACAATTCTACCTCTCTTACGGACTTCGTGGACGAAGTCGGGGAGGCTCGTAATATTGATGACCTATATGATTACCTCCTTGACAACCCGAAAGCTGCGGTCAATCTAGTCGGTGACCTAGAGGAGTACTTTGATCACCCTGCTCCTGACTTGGAGAAACTGAAAGAAGGACAAGGCGAATTCCCCGCTGATACTGAGCCTTGGTGGAATGTCGTTGAGGCCGACGCAGCGAAAATCCATCCCAAAGACGGTGGCAGTGAAAACCAAGAGAATGCGATCGATCTCAGTAAGAATTCAGTAGATCTCATCGTCACTTCTCCCCCTTATTGGCAAAAGAGGGACTATGGGACCGAAGACCAGCTGGGACAGGAGCCTGATCCGGATACCTATATCGAGAACCTGATCGATGCACTAGAGCACTGGAAAGTGTTTCTTCGGCCTACTGGGTCTGTGTTCCTTAACATCGGGGACACATACCATAATAAAAGCCTTCAGGGAATCCCTGGTCGGTTTGCAAGAGCTGCTCAAGAGGCGGGATGGACTATCCGGAACGAAATTCAGTGGGCTAAGGATAATGGAATCCCGTCTTCAGCCCAAGACCGGCTTGTTCCACGGCATGAGCCAATATTCCATCTAGTTCAAGACAAAGATAATTATTTCTACGACTTGCACGGCTACTCAGAGTTATACGGAAATGGATCGAACCCGGGAGACGTATGGCGCATCTCTCATGATCGGAATACTGGAGATCACCTTGCTCCTTTCCCACGCGACCTAGTGCGGAGGGCAATCACGCTTGCATGTCCCCCTTCAATCTGTTCCGAGTGTAATGAGCCTCGACGTCGGGATACGAAGCGAGGATTAACAGAGCTCAATACGGATCGTCCGCAGGCAGAGCGGGCATTGGAAATTTACCATAACCACGACGAATTGACAGAGGACCATATTCGAGCCATTCAGGCCGTCGGGATTTCTGACGTGGGGAAAGCAGAGGAATTCCAAGTTGGTGCAGGAGCAAACGATGAAGATGTTCAGCGTCGTGCTAAGAAGGCAAAAGAAATTCTAGGTGGTTATTTCCGTGAATTCACTTTCCCTGAGTGGACTACTGTCGGGTGGACGAGCTGTGAGTGTGAGGATCCTGATTGGACTAGGGGAACTGTCTTTGACCCGTTTGCTGGCTCTGGAACCACCATCCAAGTTGCGAACAGTCTTGGATATAATGGGTTTGGGACAGACTTAGATACTTCCAACTTCCAACAGGACCAAGCACTGTCCACATACAAATGA
- a CDS encoding Cdc6/Cdc18 family protein — MIRDARVLRAGFVPREVEHRDAEVNHLSSVLEPITNGEPADTAIVTGPSGVGKTCISQFVTERLREEVLDVEATYVNCWRNYTRFRTLYQILDDLGATIDIHRQSTPHDELVDRLQQHDGPRTVVILDEVDQLEDPSVIYDLHSLPQFAIICIANKEEELFSRVDDRLVSRLRSSEHVRMDKYHDEQLYDILSARAKWGLDEDVITDDQLYRIADAAAGDARLAIGILRTAAGKADRENHERITDDILLDAAEDARAQIKQKSLDSLTPHQRVVYDIVREHGPVGPSEIHERYSEDVDDPRTKRTIRTYLSKMEQYNLLEAEGTSRDREYSLVDSAAASPMQ, encoded by the coding sequence ATGATCCGCGATGCTCGCGTCCTCCGGGCCGGATTCGTCCCTCGAGAAGTAGAGCATCGCGACGCTGAAGTCAACCACCTCTCCAGCGTCCTCGAGCCCATCACGAACGGAGAACCAGCCGACACAGCCATCGTCACCGGACCCAGCGGCGTCGGCAAGACGTGCATCTCGCAATTCGTCACCGAACGCCTACGTGAGGAGGTGCTCGACGTCGAGGCCACCTACGTCAACTGCTGGCGCAACTACACCCGATTTCGGACGCTCTACCAGATCCTCGACGATCTCGGCGCCACCATCGACATCCACCGCCAGTCGACGCCCCACGACGAACTCGTCGACCGCCTCCAGCAGCATGACGGCCCGCGAACCGTCGTCATCCTCGACGAGGTCGACCAACTGGAGGACCCCAGCGTCATCTACGACCTCCACAGCCTCCCGCAGTTCGCGATCATCTGCATCGCGAACAAGGAAGAGGAGCTGTTCAGCCGCGTCGACGATCGCCTCGTGAGTCGGCTGCGCTCCAGCGAACACGTCCGGATGGACAAGTACCACGATGAGCAGCTGTACGATATCCTGAGTGCGCGGGCGAAGTGGGGACTCGATGAAGACGTCATCACCGACGACCAGCTCTACCGGATCGCCGACGCGGCCGCCGGCGACGCCCGCCTCGCAATCGGCATCCTCCGAACGGCCGCCGGCAAGGCCGATCGCGAGAACCACGAGCGCATCACCGACGATATTCTCCTGGACGCCGCCGAGGATGCTCGGGCCCAGATCAAGCAGAAGAGCCTCGACTCGCTCACGCCGCACCAGCGCGTCGTCTACGACATCGTTCGCGAGCACGGCCCGGTCGGGCCGAGCGAGATCCACGAGCGCTATTCCGAGGACGTCGATGATCCGCGGACGAAGCGGACAATCCGCACGTACCTCTCGAAAATGGAGCAGTACAACCTCCTCGAGGCGGAAGGGACGAGTCGGGACCGAGAGTACTCGCTCGTCGATTCGGCGGCGGCGTCGCCGATGCAGTAA
- a CDS encoding TRAM domain-containing protein, with product MVEIPSSLCSLFSAPIEEEDGRYVVEVPSSEVDHEALSANETYRVAILESQVSTASSMEPESQQPPSREIMNQSSSEPPVDEGEVRDVTIETVGDQGDGIAKVERGYVVIVPGAQPGDEPTVEIEQVQENVAFASIADSDPRAL from the coding sequence ATGGTCGAGATCCCCAGCTCCCTTTGTTCCCTGTTTAGTGCTCCGATCGAAGAAGAGGATGGAAGGTACGTAGTAGAAGTCCCCTCGAGTGAAGTCGATCATGAGGCTTTGTCAGCAAACGAAACGTATCGAGTGGCCATTCTAGAGTCCCAAGTCTCGACAGCGTCGTCGATGGAACCGGAGTCACAACAGCCTCCTTCCCGGGAGATTATGAACCAATCCTCCTCGGAACCGCCCGTGGATGAGGGCGAAGTGCGCGACGTAACAATCGAAACTGTCGGCGATCAGGGAGACGGTATTGCGAAAGTCGAACGGGGGTACGTCGTGATCGTTCCCGGCGCTCAACCCGGCGACGAGCCAACAGTCGAAATCGAACAAGTTCAGGAGAACGTCGCGTTTGCGAGCATCGCCGATAGCGATCCGCGAGCACTCTAA
- a CDS encoding ParA family protein, with product MSADEFEGLPGAAVSLLKGGVGKSTIALNIADRLAARGHETVLLDLDKDGHMTTQLGYDDAYDRDANLGDALIDGEDPEDLLIETDFGVHLLPSSNELENVETRLKDERFADVKLRRNVVDPLIQNGYDYVIIDAAGGRGKLSDNALIAVQRVIIPLIPRAGSINGLNKMIERQISPIRQNIGLDILAVTPNMIRETMGQRNEHRTLVENLNREFGSFVPEYARVDPEVFDALDDSGRTIDSIPKPGIRERTAISRAFKQGMPVSEFDEDCDQIPNFDHLADLVEEHSHA from the coding sequence ATGAGTGCTGACGAGTTTGAAGGGCTCCCCGGAGCAGCTGTCTCGTTGCTCAAGGGAGGGGTAGGGAAATCCACGATCGCGCTCAACATCGCTGATCGACTCGCTGCTCGTGGCCATGAGACGGTACTATTGGATCTGGATAAGGACGGGCATATGACGACCCAGTTGGGATACGACGATGCGTACGACCGAGATGCGAACCTCGGTGACGCCCTTATCGATGGTGAGGACCCTGAAGACCTGCTTATCGAGACGGACTTCGGCGTTCACTTACTCCCGTCGAGTAACGAGCTCGAGAACGTCGAGACGAGGCTGAAGGACGAACGGTTCGCAGACGTGAAGCTTCGACGGAACGTTGTCGATCCACTCATTCAAAACGGATACGACTACGTGATAATTGATGCCGCAGGCGGCCGTGGGAAACTCTCCGACAACGCCCTCATCGCCGTCCAGCGCGTCATAATCCCGCTAATCCCGCGTGCTGGCTCGATCAACGGCCTCAATAAGATGATTGAACGCCAGATCTCCCCAATCCGGCAGAATATCGGGTTGGATATCCTCGCAGTCACTCCGAATATGATTCGCGAAACAATGGGACAACGCAACGAGCATCGGACTCTCGTTGAAAATCTCAACCGGGAGTTCGGTTCATTCGTCCCCGAGTACGCTCGTGTGGACCCGGAGGTCTTCGATGCCCTCGATGATTCGGGACGCACCATCGATAGTATTCCAAAGCCAGGGATTCGCGAACGGACCGCGATTTCTCGCGCGTTCAAGCAAGGAATGCCGGTCTCGGAGTTCGACGAAGATTGCGACCAGATCCCGAATTTCGACCACTTAGCGGACCTCGTGGAGGAACACAGCCATGCCTAA
- a CDS encoding helix-turn-helix domain-containing protein: MYEVLDDTAAQVILAIESGDSIRRVAQHLHTPYETVRQAVNRLEDAGYVRYDDGLSVVDERVRDAARELVAASAGVSPPSIEEAYVIPQFGDWPFAFTRIDAVYVWTQGGYQVGREPNDYPLFLAVREEDVDAWEAFFESFDLPTAFERQPRHELDGALQIVIEPGPSLDIEHVEGYPVIPRAETIEYMRENYAQFQSALAMLDRMYEDLDLGVTYRETERAQP, from the coding sequence ATGTACGAGGTTCTCGACGACACCGCGGCGCAGGTCATCCTCGCTATCGAGAGTGGTGACTCCATCCGCCGTGTCGCCCAACACCTCCACACACCGTACGAGACGGTGAGACAGGCCGTCAACCGACTCGAAGACGCAGGTTACGTCCGCTATGACGACGGCCTCTCAGTCGTCGACGAGCGCGTGAGGGACGCAGCACGAGAGCTCGTCGCTGCCAGTGCCGGCGTCAGTCCACCATCCATCGAGGAGGCCTACGTCATCCCGCAGTTCGGTGACTGGCCGTTCGCATTCACACGGATCGACGCCGTCTACGTGTGGACCCAGGGCGGCTATCAGGTCGGTCGCGAGCCCAACGACTATCCACTGTTTCTGGCCGTCCGTGAGGAGGACGTCGACGCTTGGGAGGCGTTTTTCGAGTCGTTCGACCTCCCGACCGCATTCGAACGACAGCCCCGTCACGAGCTGGACGGAGCGCTACAGATCGTCATCGAGCCAGGGCCGTCCCTCGACATCGAGCACGTCGAGGGCTACCCGGTGATACCGAGAGCAGAGACAATCGAGTATATGCGTGAGAACTACGCCCAGTTCCAGTCGGCGCTCGCGATGCTCGACCGGATGTACGAGGACCTCGACCTCGGCGTCACGTATCGAGAGACCGAACGGGCACAGCCATGA